A region of Oryzias latipes chromosome 18, ASM223467v1 DNA encodes the following proteins:
- the adra2c gene encoding alpha-2C adrenergic receptor has translation MDSFNASGMDAFTVIHLNSSWSLDGGYSLAAVAGIAALVSFLILFTVVGNILVVIAVLTSRALKAPQNLFLVSLATADILVATLVMPFSLANELMGYWYFGKVWCGIYLALDVLFCTSSIVHLCAISLDRYWSVTQAVEYNLKRTPRRIKCTILIVWLVSAFISSPPLVSIDRNNDISSQPQCELNDETWYILSSSIASFFAPCLIMILVYIRIYQVAKTRTRSMSEKKPKPDGVTQTENGLSKVSSPLHGEAENGHCHCPPTPSQRTVTTGPQTQEVDVEESSSSEGKGHNPQRQDSQRARKARKSSFSKHSAHISRVSNKSMDLFASRRKRRRSSFARKKVSQAREKRFTFVLAVVMGVFVMCWFPFFFSYSLYGVCRDSCRIPDPLFKFFFWIGYCNSSLNPAIYTIFNRDFRHAFQKILCKAWKKSS, from the coding sequence ATGGATTCGTTTAACGCCAGcgggatggacgccttcacggtGATCCATCTGAACTCCTCCTGGAGCCTGGATGGCGGATATTCTTTGGCGGCGGTCGCTGGGATCGCCGCCCTCGTAAGTTTTCTCATTCTTTTCACGGTTGTGGGGAATATTCTGGTGGTGATCGCCGTGTTAACGAGCCGGGCGCTGAAAGCCCCCCAGAACCTTTTCCTGGTGTCTCTGGCCACCGCGGACATCCTGGTCGCCACTCTGGTGATGCCCTTTTCCCTGGCCAACGAACTCATGGGCTACTGGTATTTCGGGAAAGTTTGGTGCGGCATCTATCTGGCTTTGGATGTTCtgttctgcacctcctccatcGTCCATCTGTGCGCAATCAGCCTGGACCGGTACTGGTCCGTCACGCAGGCTGTGGAGTATAACCTGAAGCGGACCCCCAGGCGCATCAAGTGCACCATTCTCATCGTGTGGCTCGTGTCTGCCTTcatctcttctcctcctctggtGTCCATTGACAGGAACAATGACATCAGCTCGCAGCCTCAGTGTGAGCTCAATGATGAGACTTGGTACATCCTCTCCTCCAGCATTGCCTCCTTCTTCGCGCCCTGCCTCATCATGATCCTGGTGTACATCAGGATATACCAGGTGGCCAAAACCAGAACCAGGAGCATGTCGGAAAAGAAGCCCAAGCCGGATGGCGTCACGCAGACTGAAAACGGACTGAGCAAAGTCTCCTCTCCCCTCCACGGGGAGGCGGAGAACGGTCACTGTCACTGCCCGCCTACGCCCAGCCAGCGCACGGTCACCACAGGCCCACAGACCCAAGAGGTTGACGTGGAGGAGAGCTCCTCCTCAGAGGGCAAAGGTCACAACCCGCAGAGGCAGGACTCCCAGAGAGCAAGGAAGGCGAGGAAGAGCTCCTTCTCCAAACACTCCGCCCACATCTCCAGAGTCAGCAACAAGTCTATGGATCTGTTTGCCTCCAGGAGGAAACGCCGCCGCAGCTCCTTCGCCAGAAAGAAAGTTTCCCAAGCCAGAGAAAAGAGATTTACGTTCGTCCTGGCGGTTGTCATGGGAGTGTTTGTCATGTGCTGGTTCCCCTTCTTCTTCAGCTACAGCCTGTACGGCGTGTGCAGGGACTCCTGCAGGATCCCTGACCCGCTTTTCAAATTCTTCTTTTGGATCGGTTACTGTAACAGCTCCCTGAACCCGGCCATCTACACCATATTTAACCGCGACTTCCGGCACGCTTTCCAGAAGATCCTGTGCAAGGCGTGGAAAAAGTCCTCCTAG